One part of the Vicia villosa cultivar HV-30 ecotype Madison, WI linkage group LG6, Vvil1.0, whole genome shotgun sequence genome encodes these proteins:
- the LOC131609536 gene encoding cytochrome P450 76T24-like, whose protein sequence is MENQTLLLLITFMSATILIFIVRNKKSTKLPPGPHPLPIIGNILELGKNPHKSLTKLSKIYGPIMTLKLGTRTTIVISSPQVAKQVLQENSQVFSSRSIPHAGYALDHDKFSLAWLPALDLWKKLRKICATKVFSTKMLDSTKFLRQQKLQELLNYVNEKSKKGEAFDIGEAVFTTVLNSISNTLFSIDLAHSIDGQESQEFKKIIWGIMEEAGKPNVSDLFPILRPFDLQSVYAKVTNYVKKIYDIFDEIIEKRISSRSTKADSEDACNDVLDSLLKSNNIGETTLELSRNEMVHLFMDLFIAGIDTTAGTIEWILAELLRNPAKLTKAKKELCQEIGKDETIEESHIFKLPFLQAIVKETLRLHPAAPLLLPHKCDENVKILGFNIPKNAQVLVNVWAMGRDSTIWENSNMFIPERFLECDISYKGNNFELIPFGASKRICPGLPLAHRTVHLIVASLLRSFEWTLADGQNPEDMNMEETFGLTLKKVQSLRVQVASSA, encoded by the exons ATGGAGAACCAAACGCTTCTCCTACTAATCACTTTTATGAGTGCAACCATTCTTATCTTCATTGTTAGAAATAAAAAATCTACAAAACTTCCACCAGGGCCACACCCACTTCCCATCATTGGTAACATCTTAGAACTTGGCAAAAACCCACACAAATCTCTCACAAAACTCTCAAAAATCTATGGACCAATCATGACACTAAAATTAGGAACAAGAACAACCATAGTAATCTCATCCCCTCAAGTAGCCAAACAAGTCTTACAAGAAAATTCACAAGTTTTTTCTAGTAGAAGTATTCCACATGCTGGCTATGCACTTGACCATGACAAATTCTCACTTGCGTGGCTTCCAGCATTAGATTTGTGGAAGAAACTAAGAAAAATTTGTGCCACAAAAGTATTTTCTACAAAAATGCTTGATTCAACAAAATTCCTTCGCCAACAAAAATTGCAAGAATTATTGAATTATGTGAATGAAAAAAGCAAGAAAGGTGAGGCTTTTGATATTGGTGAGGCTGTTTTTACAACTGTCCTTAATTCAATTTCAAACACTTTGTTCTCTATAGATTTGGCTCATTCAATAGATGGACAAGAGTCACAAGAATTTAAGAAAATTATTTGGGGTATCATGGAAGAAGCTGGGAAGCCTAATGTTTCAGATTTATTTCCTATTCTTCGTCCCTTTGATCTACAAAGTGTGTATGCAAAGGTCACCAATTATGTGAAGAAGATATATGATATTTTTGATGAAATTATTGAAAAAAGAATAAGTTCAAGATCTACCAAAGCTGATTCTGAGGATGCTTGCAATGATGTGTTGGATTCACTTCTTAAAAGCAACAATATTGGAGAAACCACGTTGGAATTAAGCCGGAATGAAATGGTGCATCTGTTTATG GATTTATTTATTGCTGGGATCGACACAACCGCAGGCACAATAGAATGGATTTTGGCAGAGCTATTACGTAATCCTGCAAAATTAACAAAAGCAAAAAAAGAGCTATGTCAAGAAATTGGTAAAGATGAAACAATTGAAGAATCACATATTTTCAAGTTACCTTTCTTACAAGCAATTGTGAAAGAAACACTTCGGTTACACCCAGCAGCTCCATTATTGCTACCTCACAAATGTGATGAAAATGTCAAAATATTAGGCTTCAATATTCCAAAAAATGCACAAGTATTAGTCAATGTATGGGCCATGGGAAGAGATTCAACCATTTGGGAAAATTCAAATATGTTCATACCAGAAAGATTTTTGGAGTGTGACATTAGTTATAAGGGTAATAATTTCGAGCTTATACCATTTGGAGCAagcaaaagaatttgtccaggactGCCTTTGGCTCATAGGACTGTGCATTTAATTGTTGCATCTCTTCTACGCAGTTTTGAATGGACACTCGCTGATGGACAAAACCCTGAAGATATGAATATGGAGGAGACATTTGGGTTAACCTTGAAGAAGGTTCAATCTCTACGAGTTCAAGTTGCTTCATCGGCTTAg